The sequence catccgAAGAATCCTGAATTATCAAACTCCAGAAAAGCACAAACACAAAAGAACTTGCTGAAAGGACTTTATttgagatgaggaaacaaagttGATGGCAAAGTACAGGACACACGACAGTTTCCTTCTAGGTCATAAAGCAAATTATGAATACATTTCTCTCTGTTCTCATCCCTCAGAGGCAGCAGAATCTGTGGTTAATACCCATGACAGTGCAGGTCCCATAGGAATATTCTGTCGAATAACAGGACCTTCTGCAATGGCAAGTGAAAGCCCTTGTTGagcctggggacagagagagagaccatcAGAAATTGAGCACCAGGGTCAGCAGCGGGCAGTAAAGAGAATCTTCAGGAAGTTGCATGCTTGCTGACATGTAATGCTGGCTGCATTACAGCCAATAGCATGATCACACCATCAATAGGAATAAATACGCAGAGCAGTGTTGGTCACACACAGGATTAGAGACCCATTCTGATATGCTGCACTTATCTGCTCCTGccctgtcacacacacatctGAATGCACCCATATGACTGTCTCCAGTTTCCAACGGTTCCTATAAAAGTCAGATTAAAAAACATTCCTTTagcagctggatgtggtggcttacgcctgtaatcccagcactttgggaggccaaggtgggtttatcacaaggtcaggagttcaagactagcctggccaagatggtgaaaccccgtttctactaaaaaaaaaaatacaaaatttagccaggcttggtggctggtgcctgtaatcctagtgacttgggaggctgaggcagagaattgcttgaacccaggaggcggaggttgcagtgatctgagatagtgccactgtgctccagcctgggtgacagagcgagactccatcaaacaaaacaaaacaaaacaaaacaaagcaaaacaaaacattcttttaaaattaggctCTCTTCCTTGAAGTAGAGACTCCTCAATACATTTCTACAtggcaaaaaattagaaaatttcatAGACTTATCATAGAATTAAAAAATCTTTAGAGAAAAGTCATGCCTTGAATATCACTGATTCTTCCTTTTCAGTACAAACATAAAGTAATTGAGGCCTGGGGAGGTGATCACCTAAGAGAAAGAGCCAGCTGTTGGATCTAATTCTAGAAGTGCTTGGTTTTCCTCTCTACACTCCTAGCTCTGCAATGCTGGTGTCTCTTACCCAAAGCTCTAAGACTTGAGCTTGCATCCTCTGCAAAGGAGACGGCAAAGTCCTGGTCATTTGCCCCACGCTGCTCCTGGGCGTCAGCCTCATAAGCTTTTGCCTGCAGTGGCTCATCCTCGGCTTGGAGTGGCTCAGCCTTGGCCTGGAGGGCCACGAGGAGAACAGCAGTGAGGATGGTGAGGGTTCTCATGGCTAGGGTCGCTGGAGGAGAGAGAGCAGGAGCAGATGTGTGGGGAGTGAGGAGCCAGCCTGGATTTATAGGTCTGCTGGGAGAAGGCTCAGGGACAGATGTTGCGGTGAGACGGGGAGTGCATGTGATTGGGGAGCAGAAGAGCTACCCTTGCCCTCCATGTCCCTTTGATGCTCCTTTGTTCTCCAAGCTTCATTGTAGTGTGAGGCTGTTTATTGAGTGTCTGTTCTGGTCCCAGCTGATAGTGATGATAAGAACAGTGTTACATTGTCCTGTTTTCCATCTGCTGGAATATTTACTTGTtaatattcaaaaaagaaaagaacagtgcTTTCAATGAATAATTTCAGGAATCAAATGCCTCTTATTTTCTGAAGGTGGGGCTGGCCACTCTCTGGAGGTCTAGACCTTGAGGCCAGAGCTGGATCCCGCTAGAGTAGAGAGTTAATTCATTGCAGGATTCAGGGGGCATTTCTGCCCTCATGAAGGAGGCTTTGAGATTATGGGGTGAATAGGCTCTTGTGGGGCACAGTGTGGAGAAGATAATGACCTTATCAGCCTATAAGGGAAAAGAACTCAGTGGGATACTAGGTAAAGAGTTAGTAAAACTAAAGCCAAAAGATTTATTTCAAGAAACCCATGTGATCTGAATGTATCAAGTAAAATATATACTAGGTATTTCTCTCCACTTTGAGAAATATCGAAACAATTGACATGTCCCCAATCCccctctgaaattttatttttaattttagaaaatgttgaatTGCCCACAAGGACCATTCAAAGGGTAAAAGGAGTAATGAGCCTCCAtccttgccccagccctgcagctcTGCTCCAGGAaatctccatttaaaaattaaacattggtTTGCGCTTTGTTTTTTCTCCCTAATGCTGTAATTTGAATACTTGGTAGCTCAAAACATATAGAACTCTACCATTATTTTCATAGTCTCTTGTTTCTGGTCTTCTATTCAggtattttatccattttgagttaagttttgtatatgCCAAAAGAGAAGGGTCCAGTTTTATTGTTTCGCGTATGGAAATAGtattcccaccaccatttattgaagagactcccCTGTCCCTATTGTGTCTTCTTGATGCCATTGTCAAAAGTTACTTGACCATATGTGTTTGGatgtatttctggactctcaattttttttcactggtatgtgtctggttttatgtcagtaccatattgttttgattaccgtagctttgtaatataatttaaaaccaGGAATTGTGATGtcttcaactttgttttttttttctcagaattgttTTGTCTGTTTGGGTTCTTTCAccatttcatacaaattttaggattttttttttttatttctgtaaagaatgccaTGGGGATTTGGATAGGAATCGTGCTGAATCTGTATATTGTTTTGTTTGggatagacattttaacaatcttaattcttccaattttcagcccaggatatctttccatttatttttacattctttaatttctttcactattttttttttcattttcagtgtgTAGATCCTTCACCTCCTTGTTtcttcctaggtgttttattttttgatgctattgtaaatggaattgtttcttgatttttgtttcagttttgttAGGGAATCTATGggcatttaaaaatgcatttgttctgtatttatttgaattttgccTTCATTTACCCAGCAGGAGATGACCATTTAACTAACATCTAAATTTCGAATTAAACTTTCCCTCTCCAACCCAAACTGTAATTGTCCATTGTGACTTATAGCTGTCTATGCCTCTTTCCCCAGTAGTTCATGGGACAGGCAATAATTACTCTTATCACCTGGAAATCCTACCCTGGAGCTGTTACTCAGATACCCTGATCTAGCTAACAGGACAAGATACTTCTGTAAATAAGTGATCTAATTTGTCTTGACTTAAAGGAGCATTTTGGAATTGTGTGCTCTATCTTTGGAAACTAAGAAGTGTTCCTAGCCTATTTTAATTGAAATAGAAGATAATGCAGACCAATCCCCATGGGCATTGGtaaatgtttagacagatggGGTGCAGGAAGGCTTATCAGGATCCATATCGCAGCTTGTAAAGTCACCACAATCACCACGCCAACAGACGGAACGCCTGGAAGTAAACAAAACTTCTAGAACAGTAGAACATCAAAGGGTGTCGGGGACAAGGGAACTTCACGTagttcctttccctctctctactTACCTTCCTGCCCCTAGAGTCACATACATGCAAATACTGAAGCACAAGCTCTATTTTGAAGAGCCCGTTTACTCTAGGATCCAGCTTTCAATGATCATGCACAAAATCGAGGCAGGTGTATCTCCCCCTTGTTTAGCCAACAGGCTCCTGCAAGAGAAGTAACCTCCCTACCGTGACCCGCAGTCACGAGGACCTCATCTCTGTTAACTGCCTTTCTTGAGATAACCCCACCGCACTCCCACATGGAAGCCCTAATAAGAAGCGAGCATCTTGGAGATGCCACCGAGATGAAGTTGACTTAGGCCAAGGGCTGTCTCTGTTGTCCTCAGTGGCTCCAGCATACCTCCACCCTGAGATGTCCTCACACATCAGACGCTGACCTAGCAGAGCCCACACCATCTTCCAGTAAAGAAGAACCTGCCCTTACAGAGAACTGGGCGCGCAGCACTGCAGTAGCACCTTAAGGACAGCAGGTGGCACTCCTGCCCTTAAACAGGAGTTTACCCAAGAGGGACTTCAAATGGGAGCGCTGTAAAGTGCTGTTCAGCAAACACATTGTTTTCTTCTGCACCCGAAAGTGTACATATTACAACATTAGTTCAGGGGGCACAGAATACACTGCTGCTGGTTCCGTGTCAGCGGTAGCTGCTGGCCCTGGAAGGCTGGCCTGCCCCGTCTCTAACCTAGTGTCATGATGTCGTTCCCCCTTGTGCTGGCTGCGGGGCTGAGGACCTGAGACTGGGGGCCTCTGCTCTTTCTCCTGGGTGGCAATGCTCCtgtccctgcctc comes from Pan troglodytes isolate AG18354 chromosome 7, NHGRI_mPanTro3-v2.0_pri, whole genome shotgun sequence and encodes:
- the DEFA6 gene encoding defensin-6 precursor, with the translated sequence MRTLTILTAVLLVALQAKAEPLQAEDEPLQAKAYEADAQEQRGANDQDFAVSFAEDASSSLRALGSTRAFTCHCRRSCYSTEYSYGTCTVMGINHRFCCL